One segment of Brachypodium distachyon chloroplast, complete genome DNA contains the following:
- the atpB gene encoding ATP synthase CF1 beta subunit → MRTNPTTSRPGVSPIEEKSTGRIDQIIGPVLDVTFPPGKLPYIYNALVVQSRDTADKQINVTCEVQQLLGNNRVRAVAMSATDGLMRGMEVIDTGAPLSVPVGGATLGRIFNVLGEPVDNLGPVDSSATFPIHRSAPAFIELDTKLSIFETGIKVVDLLAPYRRGGKIGLFGGAGVGKTVLIMELINNIAKAHGGVSVFGGVGERTREGNDLYMEMRESGVINEKNIEESKVALVYGQMNEPPGARMRVGLTALTMAEYFRDVNKQDVLLFIDNIFRFVQAGSEVSALLGRMPSAVGYQPTLSTEMGSLQERIASTKKGSITSIQAVYVPADDLTDPAPATTFAHLDATTVLSRGLASKGIYPAVDPLDSTSTMLQPRIVGNEHYETAQRVKETLQRYKELQDIIAILGLDELSEEDRLTVARARKIERFLSQPFFVAEVFTGSAGKYVGLAETIRGFQLILSGELDGLPEQAFYLVGNIDEASTKAITLEEENKSKK, encoded by the coding sequence ATGAGAACCAATCCTACTACTTCTCGTCCCGGGGTTTCCCCAATTGAAGAAAAAAGTACAGGCCGTATCGATCAAATTATTGGACCCGTGCTGGACGTCACTTTTCCCCCCGGTAAGTTACCTTATATTTATAACGCTTTGGTAGTCCAGAGTAGAGACACTGCCGATAAGCAAATTAATGTGACTTGTGAGGTACAACAATTATTAGGAAATAATCGAGTTAGAGCTGTAGCTATGAGTGCTACAGATGGGTTGATGAGAGGAATGGAAGTGATTGACACAGGAGCTCCTCTCAGTGTTCCGGTCGGCGGAGCTACTCTCGGGCGAATTTTCAACGTTCTTGGGGAGCCTGTTGACAATTTGGGTCCTGTAGATAGTAGTGCAACGTTCCCTATTCATAGATCTGCGCCTGCCTTTATCGAGTTAGATACGAAATTATCCATCTTTGAAACAGGTATTAAGGTCGTCGATCTTTTAGCTCCTTATCGACGTGGAGGAAAAATAGGACTATTTGGGGGGGCTGGAGTAGGTAAAACAGTACTCATCATGGAATTAATCAACAACATTGCTAAAGCTCATGGGGGCGTATCCGTATTTGGTGGAGTAGGGGAACGGACTCGTGAAGGAAATGATCTTTATATGGAAATGAGGGAATCCGGAGTAATTAATGAAAAAAATATTGAGGAATCAAAGGTAGCTCTAGTCTATGGCCAAATGAATGAACCACCGGGAGCTCGTATGAGAGTTGGTTTAACTGCCCTAACTATGGCGGAATATTTCCGAGATGTTAATAAGCAAGACGTGCTTTTATTCATCGATAATATCTTTCGTTTTGTTCAAGCAGGATCGGAGGTATCCGCTTTATTAGGGAGAATGCCCTCCGCGGTGGGTTATCAACCTACTCTTAGTACAGAAATGGGTTCTTTGCAAGAAAGAATTGCTTCTACTAAAAAGGGATCTATAACTTCGATCCAAGCGGTTTATGTACCTGCGGACGATTTGACTGACCCTGCTCCTGCCACAACATTTGCCCATTTGGATGCTACTACCGTACTTTCCAGAGGATTAGCTTCCAAGGGTATTTATCCAGCAGTAGATCCTTTAGATTCAACCTCAACTATGTTACAGCCTCGGATCGTTGGCAACGAACATTATGAAACTGCGCAAAGAGTTAAGGAAACTTTACAACGTTACAAGGAACTTCAGGACATTATCGCAATTCTTGGATTGGATGAATTATCGGAGGAGGATCGTTTAACTGTAGCAAGAGCGCGAAAAATTGAGCGTTTCTTATCACAACCGTTCTTTGTAGCAGAAGTTTTTACTGGTTCTGCAGGAAAGTATGTTGGTCTTGCAGAAACAATTAGGGGATTTCAACTAATCCTTTCCGGAGAATTAGATGGCCTACCCGAGCAGGCTTTTTATTTGGTGGGTAACATCGATGAAGCTAGCACGAAAGCTATAACCTTAGAAGAGGAGAACAAATCGAAGAAATGA
- the atpE gene encoding ATP synthase CF1 epsilon subunit: protein MKLNLYVLTPKRIIWDCEVKEIILSTNSGQIGVLPNHAPINTAVDMGPLRIRLLNDQWLTAVLWSGFARIVNNEIIILGNDAELGSDIDPEEAQQALKIAEDNLSKAEGTKELVEAKLALRRARIRIEAVNWIPPSN, encoded by the coding sequence ATGAAATTAAATCTTTATGTACTGACTCCTAAGCGAATTATTTGGGATTGTGAAGTGAAAGAAATCATTTTATCCACTAATAGTGGTCAAATTGGGGTATTACCAAACCATGCCCCCATTAACACAGCAGTAGATATGGGTCCTTTGAGAATACGCCTCCTCAACGACCAATGGTTAACGGCGGTTCTGTGGAGCGGTTTTGCGAGAATAGTTAATAATGAGATCATTATTTTAGGAAATGATGCGGAACTGGGTAGTGATATTGATCCGGAAGAAGCTCAACAGGCACTTAAAATAGCCGAAGATAACTTGAGTAAAGCTGAGGGTACGAAAGAATTGGTTGAAGCGAAACTAGCTCTCAGACGAGCTAGGATACGAATCGAGGCTGTCAATTGGATTCCCCCATCCAATTGA